Proteins encoded together in one Penicillium digitatum chromosome 1, complete sequence window:
- a CDS encoding 14-3-3 family protein ArtA, putative: protein MYSTWAKSNILLDTFTRRSGLFSPNTAFCPPPFLLPPLSLNFLLFHFHFPSISLFLNHLLYPLSQTRKHTFTMGHEDAVYLAKLAEQAERYEEMVENMKVVASADVELTVEERNLLSVAYKNVIGARRASWRIVTSIEQKEESKGNESQVTLIKEYRQKIEAELAKICDDILEVLDEHLIKSAQSGESKVFYHKMKGDYHRYLAEFAIGDRRKGAADYSLEAYKAATEIASTDLAPTHPIRLGLALNFSVFYYEILNSPDQACHLAKLAFDDAIAELDTLSEESYKDSTLIMQLLRDNLTLWTSSEAEPTSESAAPAEKKEEAPAAEAEKPAAE, encoded by the exons ATGTATAGTACATGGGCCAAAAGTAATATTTTGCTGGACACTTTCA CCCGAAGAAGTGGGTTGTTCAGTCCCAACACCGCCTTCTGCCCCCCTCCTTTCCTCCTacctcctctctctctcaacttCCTACTCTTTCACTTCCATTTTCCATCCATCTCGCTATTCCTTAATCACCTTCTTTACCCTCTTTCACAAACCAG AAAACACACATTCACCATGGGTCACGAAGACGCTGTTTACCTCGCCAAGCTCGCTGAGCAGGCCGAGCGCTATGAAG AGATGGTTGAGAACATGAAGGTCGTCGCCTCGGCCGACGTTGAGCTCACCGTTGAGGAGCGCAATCTCCTTTCTGTCGCCTATAAGAACGTCATTGGTGCCCGCCGTGCCTCGTGGAGAATCGTCACCTCCATTGAGCAGAAGGAGGAGTCCAAGGGCAACGAGTCCCAGGTCACTCTGATCAAGGAGTACCGCCAAAAGATCGAGGCCGAGCTTGCCAAGATCTGTGACGATATCCTCGAGGTCCTGGATGAGCACCTCATCAAGTCCGCCCAGAGCGGCGAGTCCAAGGTCTTCTACCACAAGATGAAGGGTGACTACCACCGCTACCTTGCCGAGTTCGCCATTGGCGACCGCCGCAAGGGTGCTGCTGACTACTCTCTGGAGGCCTACAAGGCTGCCACCGAGATCGCTTCCACTGACCTTGCCCCTACTCACCCCATTCGTCTCGGACTTGCCCTCAACTTCTCAGTCTTCTACTACGAAATCCTGAACTCTCCCGACCAGGCTTGCCACCTCGCCAAGCTTGCCTTTGATGATGCCATTGCTG AGCTCGACACCCTGAGCGAGGAGAGTTACAAGGACTCGACTCTTATCATGCAGCTCCTCCGTGACAACCTG ACCCTCTGGACCTCGTCCGAGGCTGAGCCTACTTCCGAGAGCGCTGCCCCTgctgagaagaaggaggaggccCCGGCCGCTGAGGCCGAGAAGCCCGCCGCCGAGTAA
- a CDS encoding Nucleoporin Nsp1, putative, with product MAFSFGTPASTGASSGSIFGTAGNTFGANKDNNASSGGLFGNVGASSTGNSASPSMFGGNAASGQSTPTFGNVGASNATNGGTSAFSFGGKAPSGTGTQPNTLFGAAASSQTPNKSTESTTPASNALFGGAGTKSFFNTAAPTATPAPTGGALFGNNSTTPAGPPPASNPPSSSFGAAKTGVSTTPTTAPSSTTPATSQTQPSSNMFGGGATKPLFGGGATAAVPGGGLFSVNKPAESTTPKTAAGTISKPLFGAAAPAAGVQSSQAPSLFSNTATPSGDSGSKSAFPALGAPASTANQTLSLGALATSSATPQKSLFPSTGSATSTAATSTTPATAPLGGGPFGASAPSTTPGTAATAAPATTTPAAPTGGLFGQAATTTSTQPATSASSTSISGLGSQPTAASTTAAAGAAPAGPSSLGQSTTGPAPPAQSRLKNKTMDEIITRWATDLGKYQKDFRDQAEKVSEWDRLLVENGTKVQKLYGSTVDADRATQEVERQLSAVEGQQDELSSWLDRYEREVDEMVTKQVGPGESLQGPDQERETTYKLAEKLSERLDEMGKDLTSMIEEVNGASSTLTMTNKADEPISQIVRILNAHLSQLQIIDQGTSDLQSKVVAAQKAGQSISARLGYGYPNNGMGNNNTADDFYRSFMQGR from the exons ATGGCGTTCTCTTTCGGCACCCCAGCCTCCACCGGCGCCTCTAGTGGAAGTATTTTCGGCACAGCGGGCAATACGTTTGGCGCCAACAAGGATAACAATGCGTCTAGTGGTGGCCTCTTCGGTAATGTTGGAGCTTCGTCCACCGGCAACAGCGCATCGCCGTCAATGTTTGGAGGAAATGCAGCAAGTGGCCAAAGCACACCAACCTTCGGCAATGTAGGCGCTTCCAATGCGACCAACGGCGGTACTTCGGCCTTCAGCTTCGGCGGCAAGGCTCCATCCGGAACTGGCACGCAGCCCAACACACTCTTTGGCGCCGCTGCCAGCAGCCAAACTCCTAACAAGTCTACGGAATCGACCACACCTGCCAGCAATGCGCTGTTCGGTGGCGCAGGTACGAAGAGCTTTTTCAACACCGCGGCCCCAACAGCTACCCCTGCTCCCACGGGAGGCGCTTTGTTTGGCAACAACTCCACTACCCCTGCTGGTCCCCCGCCTGCATCGAACCCACCCAGCAGCTCATTCGGTGCTGCGAAAACCGGAGTCTCGACTACCCCTACCACAGCGCCGTCATCTACAACACCTGCTACCTCACAGACGCAGCCATCTAGCAATATGTTTGGAGGAGGAGCAACCAAGCCGCTGTTTGGAGGTGGAGCAACTGCTGCTGTGCCCGGTGGCGGCTTATTCAGTGTAAACAAGCCGGCCGAATCAACTACTCCTAAGACTGCTGCAGGGACCATTTCCAAGCCACTATTCGGTGCAGCTGCACCCGCGGCTGGTGTGCAAAGCTCGCAGGCACCGTCTCTGTTCAGCAATACGGCTACTCCCAGTGGCGACTCCGGTTCGAAGTCTGCATTCCCGGCCCTCGGCGCTCCTGCCTCCACCGCAAATCAAACTCTCTCACTAGGAGCCCTCGCTACGTCGAGTGCTACCCCTCAAAAGTCTCTTTTCCCTTCCACCGGAAGTGCTACATCTACAGCTGCTACCTCTACTACTCCGGCTACGGCTCCCCTTGGAGGAGGCCCATTCGGGGCCTCAGCTCCCTCCACTACTCCAGGTACTGCGGCTACTGCCGCACCTGCTACCACTACACCTGCTGCACCTACGGGCGGCTTGTTCGGCCAAGCTGCTACTACCACTTCGACTCAACCAGCAACCTCCGCCAGTTCAACATCTATTTCTGGTCTTGGTAGTCAACCCACCGCTGCTTCGACTACAGCCGCTGCCGGTGCTGCTCCAGCTGGTCCCTCCTCCCTTGGACAGTCTACCACGGGGCCCGCTCCTCCAGCCCAGTCACGTCTGAAGAACAAAACCATGGATGAAATCATCACCCGATGGGCCACAGATCTCGGCAAATATCAAAAGGACTTCCGTGATCAGGCGGAGAAGGTTTCCGAGTGGGACCGTTTGCTCGTGGAGAATGGTACCAAAGTTCAGAAGCTGTACGGCAGCACTGTTGATGCGGATCGAGCTACCCAGGAGGTGGAGCGCCAATTGTCAGCGGTCGAAGGCCAACAGGACGAGCTCAGCTCATGGCTGGATCGATACGAGCGTGAAGTCGATGAAATGGTCACCAAGCAGGTGGGCCCTGGAGAGTCCCTTCAAGGACCTGACCAGGAGCGCGAGACAAC TTACAAACTGGCCGAGAAGCTCTCGGAACGCTTGGACGAAATGGGCAAGGATCTTACCAGCATGATTGAAGAGGTCAACGGTGCTTCATCTACATTAACCATGACCAACAAGGCAGATGAACCA ATCTCGCAGATTGTCCGCATTCTCAACGCACACCTGTCCCAGCTGCAGATCATCGACCAAGGCACCTCGGACCTGCAGTCCAAGGTTGTCGCCGCCCAAAAAGCTGGCCAATCGATCTCTGCCCGTCTCGGATACGGCTATCCCAACAATGGTATGGGCAACAACAACACCGCTGATGATTTCTACCGCTCGTTCATGCAAGGACGGTAA
- a CDS encoding Mitochondrial ATPase inhibitor, putative, whose amino-acid sequence MLRQFVRPAATVNRAVSTRSFSVAVPRMGEGDTGAPRSSGGASSGDAFTKREAAQESLYIREKELEKLAQLKKKIAEQRKHLDELETHIDGLSR is encoded by the exons ATGCTTCGTCAATTCGTCCGTCCTGCCGCTACTGTCAACCGGGCAGTCTCCACCCGCTCCTTCTCGGTAGCTGTCCCTCGTATGGGCGAAGGTGACACCGGTGCTCCCCGCTCTAGCGGTGGTGCCTCTTCTGG TGACGCCTTTACCAAGCGCGAGGCTGCCCAAGAAAGCCTGTACATCCGTGAGAAGGAGCTTGAGAA GCTTGCTCAGCTCAAGAAGAAGATTGCCGAGCAACGCAAGCACTTGGATGAGCTGGAGACCCACAT TGATGGCTTGAGCCGCTAG